ttgtaaatatttttaataaaatatttataagagaATTTGGtgtaacatataaaaaattttagcacAAACCGCCAAAGCTAACAGCACTGTTTGTCGAGCTAACAGCACTGTTTGTCGAACTGTCAGCTCCAACCACTGGTTTCAATTGCTAAATCAGTAACCTAGCCAccaaataagagagaaaagccactgtttatttttataaaataagtatattacggttttaggaaaatattttcagttttgacCAAATTTTACAACGAGTAACGCACAATAatatactaaaataattttccttaaaacattacaacaaaacaacaaagtGGATAGTgaaatatatcaataaaaaaatttctcccaaATTGTTCTATTAATGATTTTTATCATATCTAGGCATAATTCTTAAATTGACATAATTTATAATGTCTAGagtaatatgaaaaaaaaggcataatttaataatatatcatgtatattatattaaagTTAAAACACAAGTcgaatcttaaatttttttttttaaaaaaaaaaaaagaactagaatccaaattagttttttattgttgtctaattttgcatcatatgtccaatttatttttttataattttagtaCCAAGTGAGTAATTtacaatactaaaaaaaaaaataaaaaataaaactgaaatGACCACCTTATCAAGGATGGCAAGAAAAGATTGCTACATAAGTACTAAACAATCCACCACAATCATGGTCTTAACACTAATTAGCCTTTTTCATATTATGGAATATATCAAAACTTTAATCATGCAGAGCTGGTTGAAGAGATTTGGTGATCACCAAAAATGCTATACACCAAAAAGTTACcttatctattttaatacacTAATTTACAATACATCTTACATCACATCTCTTATTTTAAGACAtcacttattaaaataattttaaaaaactccTACCttctattaaaaacaaaaaaaatcaccagCACCAATAAGCAACAGCCAGCCAACCACCACAATAACTACTCAAAACTCATCAAAACCCACCCAAAACTGAagaaacccaactcaaaatcacaaccacaacccacCTAAAACCCATTGGCACCACCCAATCaccaaaaccacaaccaccaacaCCACAACCCACCTCCAAAACCAACCAAACCCACTAGATCGGACCACCGCTAACAAGATTGGCCACGTACTGCCGCCAAAAACCACGGCCGataggggagagagagagagagagagagatgaataaaaataaataaaaatttttagcaCTTTTGTTCATACCATCTCGAATTTAGGACAACACTTTAGCTCCATGCCAAATTTGTTAAGATTTGAAACATTTGATTTAGCTGACTTTTTTCCTGTTTGGTatgttaaatgttaaaaattttatcatttagcAAACTTGATACCAATATACCCATCGGAATTTTTGGTCAAAAGAAGCTATGACCTATCAATTGAACCTTGGTGAGATATCGGTCTATTGAGTGTACCTAGTGGGTTCTATCTCCTTGCCAATTATGGCAAGAACTAGTCCcagaaaaatcacaaaaatgacaaatttcCTCGTGGTATATTGCACATGTTGTTTAGTAACCTCTGTGAAAAGTTTATCCAGAATCATCTTTATAGTAAAATTCTTcgcaattttttttcaatataaattatcaaatagtttgtaaaaaattgatgGGTTATTTGACTTTAAATACATTCAATGATTAATGGATCATTCTGACTTTGAAAGTGCTCAATTGGTTTATTTAgacttcaaaagaaaagatggGTAAAAGTACAGttgtactcttttttcttttttttttttgagaaacaagtaCAATTGTACcttaaaaagtaaattttaatAAGCATAAAGCTAATTAGTAATTAGTCAAACAAACAATCTAATTTAAATACACTGCTCATCCAAACAGTCTATTCGACTATTCCCCACCCCCCACACCACGTATAGTTTGTCCATATTGTGAAACCcttaaaatgtttattttttgtctttaaaactttaaattattttttcctaataGTTCAAGAATGAAAATTTGGACAGAACCTTTTTCCAATAGTTTTgggacaataaaaaaaatatatatctttttaaattttaaggacaaaaagtgtaagatttttattattttaggaattggaaatgatttttttaaagtttagggacaaaaacaaaatttatacaaatttcaaggacaaaaataatatcttaacccaaaaaaatttgtatgtaCTACAATAATATGTGATAAACACaagaaaaaagatataattttttataacttttatgcTAAATGTAAAATGTGTGACAAAAAGATAaagttaacttatttttaataagttaatttattaatttaagaaaaaattgggacaaaaacaaaaagcttttTGCCAAATAGACACCCAACTTTCGATTATATAGGACTATTTGGTAGGTggatttttgtttatattttcaaaatagtgtgaaaacaatttccaaaaaattgaatttgaaactagtttttactttttaaagaacaatttttgctcccatcaaaaaaaaaaagaacaatttttgcattatatatatttagctctcacttttaagaacaattttcaaaaggaaaaaaaaaatggaagaccattttatatttttgagacaAAAATTAGCTGGTAgagtatatattaaaaaaaaaccaaccgtAAAGTAAAACACCAATGAAttatgcaaaaagaaaaagaaaaaaaaaagtaaaagatatttaaaaaaaataaaaattaacaccaTGCAACAAATCTATTCCTGCTCGCTAGCTTCCTCCTTATCTAGTGCAAATATgttgttttcaaaaattttgtgataATGATATGctcattttctaattttttttgtgtaataATGATAAGCTCCTAAATTGTAGAGAAAGAATAGTTTGTACAAATCTATGGGAtccattatttttaatttatttaaaaacattttttcctctttaattgttttcaaaatcttatttttaaCCATGAATCTTCAGAAATGTGGGTCTCactatttttgggtttttttttttttttaattgtatttaaaTATAGCTACCAAACAGACTTGCGGCTTGCTTTCTGGATTTGACGCGTGCATGAACAGTACATTGACACGTGTATGCATTGGAATTTCACTTAGGTCGCACTATCTTTAATATTTTGGTGCCAACTATAGGTATACTCTGCTATCATCGAATATTATCGGtctgaacaaaaaaagaatattaccGATCTGATCAAAACAGGTTCTACATCATCGCATGCAccttattcagcaaaaaaaatacatcatcaCATGCaccttttagtttttatttttttaaggaaaaatagtACTAATAATTTCATTGAACTGAAAAGACGTTATGGGTCGATTACAAGTTCCTAATAATATAAGCAGTCTCTATCATGTCAAATCATGGTTTCAGTCAAGGTTTTGgcttttctaatatatatatataaaacataattttgatacaaaactttttttttcttttttcttttttttgtttttgtaaggTATAATAACTTATGTGTTGTTCGTTAAATTTTCATCTTAAGATTCATCCACGTagttacttaattaaaaaatacatttttatcttatgataaaaaattcaattagattctacaattgaagtccaattttatACCATgtatcataaattatttatttttagagagagttctatttcttaattttgaagTAAGAttacatcataaatatttatccaaGTAAGTTTTTacatacaaaaatcaaagagtttagaattaataaaaattttaaaaaaattgacaatttacattttctacctaataatatccttacaaaactttttaaagagttaaataaatacatatataagaatgactatcaataatatttaaattatatatatgagaattATACTCTGTATCTTAATgtatatcttttaagtatatttatacatatatatggaATTACAAGCTAATTCTAACTAATAAATGGGTCATTAACTTGCATGACTTGAATGGTTGATACTTGAACctctaagttgataaatttcACTCTCATAACTAGCAATATGGGCATCAAACATGTGGTCTCAATTCTATTTTGTTGTCGGTTATCCTCACAAGAAtcaaatctctaaaaaaaatctaagaaaaatcCAAATGATATCATGCCAAATTCAAATGTCATTttactacccaaaaaaaaaaaaaaaaagccccatatctccatatatatatatatatatatagaggagagagagagagagagagtgtgtgttaGGTCCATGACAATCCTAAATggcaaatagaaaaaaaaaaaaaaaaaatatatatatatatatatatggagctCTAATGTGTGGTTACTGCTCCTAACTCACTTAAACGCTACTCATAAGTGATGTGAAATCACCTATGCAAAAGTGCTATTAATCGAACTCACAATCTTTGACTCGCAAGATGATAAGCCACAAAGGCATCCTACCACTACTAGGCCATCTCCAAAAGTGATAGCTATgtatgttatttttgttttgagtgaAGTCTCGCATTAAATAATGAATGATTAATATACCATAATTAGAGCCTTAGCATTAGTCTTGATACAATTTTAGCCATATTCCTTCTAAAAACCTTGCTTTTCTAGTTTAACTAATCTACAATATAGAGaccccatcaaaaaaaaaaaaaaaaacgacaaTATAGAGACAGCTACATTAAGTCATTAACCTcacagtttctcaaaaaaaaaaaaaaaagtcattaacCTCACTACTCTATCACtattccatttaaatattatatttttatctctaATAACTTCTACCCTTTCCCTATTTTCggccaattttttttcttcacccctCATTCTTTTTCACATATACAATTCACATATTAATCTGAACTTTAATCACATTCTAAAATGGAAAGTTTagttcctctttctttctttttttttttaaaccacatttgttcacattaaaaaaaataataataaaaaaaaaataaaaagaaagaaagagacgaATCCAAATATACATCACCCACAATTCAAAAGGAGATTTTGCATATTCTTGCTAATAATGTGCGAAATGCTATTCGTGAAGAAATTGGAGATGCAAAATTCTGCATTCTTGTTGATGAAGCTCGGGATGAGTCGAAGAGAGAGCAAATGGCCATCATTTTGAGATTTGTTGATAAATAAGGTTTTATTAAAGAGCGTTTTTTTTATGTTGTGCATGTTAGAGACACTACTGCATTGACTTTAAAGAATGAGATATGTGTTGTCCTTTCTCGTTATGACCTCCACATTGAAAATATTCGAGGTCAAGGATATGATGGGGCTAGTAACATGCGTGGTGAATGGAATGGATTACAAGCTCTTTTTCTTAAAGATTGTCCATATGCTTATTATGTACATTGTATGGCTCATAGGTTGCAATTAGCTCTAGTTACAGCATCTAGAGAAGTAAAAGATGTTCATCAATTCTTTGATCATTTGGTCAATATTATCAATATTGTTGTTGGTTCTAGTAAGCGTAGTGATGAATTGCAACATGCTCAAGCAGAACAAGTTGAGAATATGATTGCTTCTAATGAAATTGAGACTGGAAGAGGTGCAAACCAGATTGGTACTTTGCAACGAGCTGGAGATACTAGGTGGGGATctcattttcaatctatttgtagtttgATTAAAATGTTTGATGCTACTTGCAAAGTTATCAACACTATTTCTGAGGAAGGAGCTAATTATAAACAACGCGGTGATGCCGAGGGAGCTTATCAGGTATTAAcatcatttgaatttattttaatcttgcaTTTGATGAAAGAGATAATGGGAATTACTAATGTTctttgtcaagctttgcaaCAACAATCTCAAGACCTTTTAAATGCCATGCATTTAGTTTCAACTACAAAATCACTTATTCAAAAGTTGAGAGATGATGGATGGGAGCCTTTACTTGCTAGTGTTATATCATTTTGTGAGCAACATGAAATTGATATTCCTGATATGAATGCTCGTTACACTAAAGGTCGAGGTAGATATCGTCGTCAAGATGACGATTTAACAATGGAATATCATTTTAGAATTGGCATATTTACAGTTGCAATAGACTTTCAATTGCAAGAATTGAAAAGTAGATTTTGTGAGCTAACAACGGAACTTGTCATTCTTAGTTCAGCTTTAAATCCCAAGGATGCTTTTAGATTATTCAAGATTGTTGATATATGCAATTTGGTTAAGAAATATTATCCTCAAGATTTCACTGAACATGAACAAGAACTTTTGGAGTCTCAATTGCGACATTATGAGCTTGATGTGATAAAACATCCAGATTTTCAGAATATGAGTACAATTTCCGAGCTATGTAGGGGATTAAAAATTTCAGGAAAGtctcaaatatattttttgattgataGACTTATTCGTCTTGTGTTGACCCTTCCAGTTTCTACAGCAACTACAGAACGAGCTTTCTCAGCTATGAAGTTGTTAAAAACAAGACTTCACAATAGAATGGAGGATGAGTTTTTGGCAGATAATATGATAATTTATATAGAGAAGGAAATTGCAGGGAATTTCACTATAGagatgataatggatgaattttattccatgaaaaatcGTCGTCAGGCATGATTTGATTCGGTTGATGACCCGACCTGACCCGAataatgggagatttactgaggcttagtccatggagcggaggcttgggccgacaaaatttttttggctcGTTTTGTAAcccattgtgaatcctgtgcGCAGGATATAAAAGctgtttttttttgtgattggggTTTTgtcttgttgttgtttttgagaaagaaaaacattgtagccgcacattgtaattttctttgataatagtgaaatccctgcaactctgtggacgtaggcaaattgccgaaccacttaaatactgtcttgtgcgtgtgattgttttacttttggcgttttgttttttctatttttt
The sequence above is drawn from the Quercus lobata isolate SW786 chromosome 12, ValleyOak3.0 Primary Assembly, whole genome shotgun sequence genome and encodes:
- the LOC115970150 gene encoding zinc finger protein 862-like, whose translation is MRGEWNGLQALFLKDCPYAYYVHCMAHRLQLALVTASREVKDVHQFFDHLVNIINIVVGSSKRSDELQHAQAEQVENMIASNEIETGRGANQIGTLQRAGDTRWGSHFQSICSLIKMFDATCKVINTISEEGANYKQRGDAEGAYQVLTSFEFILILHLMKEIMGITNVLCQALQQQSQDLLNAMHLVSTTKSLIQKLRDDGWEPLLASVISFCEQHEIDIPDMNARYTKGRGRYRRQDDDLTMEYHFRIGIFTVAIDFQLQELKSRFCELTTELVILSSALNPKDAFRLFKIVDICNLVKKYYPQDFTEHEQELLESQLRHYELDVIKHPDFQNMSTISELCRGLKISGKSQIYFLIDRLIRLVLTLPVSTATTERAFSAMKLLKTRLHNRMEDEFLADNMIIYIEKEIAGNFTIEMIMDEFYSMKNRRQA